One Camarhynchus parvulus chromosome 26, STF_HiC, whole genome shotgun sequence genomic window carries:
- the FGD2 gene encoding FYVE, RhoGEF and PH domain-containing protein 2, with protein MEGKADYQQSVVKLVAAFEEHCRDSTSAQRDKQAGRQLPAFPASQSHSLTRKEDEEDQRGQRGLSFKCLRSLRSKIREDNWRRPQGPGLEPGSQEPEEKKIALELLETEQAYVNRLHLLDQVFYTELMKEAKTGKTVPEEVVKMIFSNISSIYQFHAEFFLPELQKRMEDWHHNPRIGDVIQKLAPFLKMYGEYVKNFDKAVELITAWSEKSPPFQELIADIQKRKVCANLTLQHHMLEPVQRIPRYELLLKDYVRKLPPQSPDRGDAEKALEMIFMVAKHSNAAIAEMERLQNLWVVYQRLGLEDDIVDPSNELIKEGPIQKISTRNNSTSEKYLFLFNNMLLYCVPKVIQVGAEFQVHLRMDVGGMKVRELKDAEFPHTFLVSGKQRTLELQARSEEEMNDWIQAFQDAIDRKEKRSETFKTAVHALETDTPALKAEELGRRAPQWVRDNLVTMCMRCREPFNAITRRRHHCRACGYVVCARCSDYKAELQYDGNRPNRVCQECFIFLTGHTVLEDREGKHRGILEKGAAEVSSRSLLCSSLQLLDKNGKGGTRGWFVIPQDDPLVLYIYAAPQDVRAHTSIPLLGYQVRDMPQSESRHLFQLAQSRQVFTFVADTEELKHRWMKAMARSAAGITEEEEDADEAE; from the exons atggagGGAAAGGCAGATTATCAGCAGAGCGTGGTGAAGCTGGTGGCTGCATTTGAAGAGCACTG cagggacagcacatcTGCCCAGAGGGAcaagcaggcaggcaggcagcttCCAGCATTCCCTGCCAGCCAGAGCCACTCCCTGACCAGAaaagaggatgaggaagatCAGCGAGGTCAGCGTGGACTCAGCTTCAAATGCCTCCGTTCTCTGCGATCCAAAATCCGTGAGGACAACTGGAGGAGGCCACAGGGCCCAGGCCTGGAGCCTGGcagccag GAaccagaggagaagaaaatcgccctggagctgctggagacagagcagGCTTATGTCAACCGCCTCCACCTCCTTGACCAG GTATTCTATACAGAGCTGATGAAAGAAGCCAAGACTGGGAAGACGGTCCCAGAGGAGGTGGTGAAAATGATCTTTTCCAACATCTCCTCCATCTACCAGTTCCATGCTGAGTTcttcctgccagagctgcagaagcGCATGGAGGATTg GCACCACAACCCCCGCATTGGGGATGTCATCCAGAAGCTTGCACCCTTCCTCAAGATGTACGGGGAGTACGTGAAGAACTTCGACAAGGCCGTGGAGCTCATCACTGCGTGGTCAGAGAAATCACCCCCCTTCCAGGAGCTCATTGCTGACATccag aagAGGAAGGTCTGTGCTAACCTGACGCTGCAGCACCACATGCTGGAGCCTGTGCAGAGGATCCCGCGCTACGAGCTCCTCCTCAAGGATTACGTGCGGAAACTGCCGCCCCAGTCCCCCGACAGGGGCGACGCCGAGA AGGCCCTGGAGATGATTTTTATGGTGGCCAAGCACTCCAATGCAGCTATTGCTGAGATG GAACGGCTGCAGAACCTCTGGGTGGTCTATCAGAGGCTGGGCCTCGAGGATGACATCGTGGATCCCTCCAATGAGCTGATCAAGGAGGGGCCAATCCAAAAAATCTCCACCCGCAACAACAGCACATCGGAGAAGTACCTGTtcctg TTCAACAACATGCTGCTCTACTGCGTGCCCAAGGTCATCCAGGTGGGCGCTGAGTTCCAGGTCCACCTCCGCATGGATGTGGGGGGCATGAAG GTGCGGGAGCTGAAGGACGCCGAGTTCCCTCACACCTTCCTGGTGTCGGGAAAGCAGCGGACACTGGAGCTCCAAGCCAG GTCTGAAGAGGAGATGAACGACTGGATCCAG GCCTTCCAGGATGCCATTgacaggaaggagaagaggagtGAGACCTTTAAGACAGCAGTCCATGCACTGGAGACAGACACCCCTGCACTGAAG gcagaggagctgggccGCCGAGCCCCACAGTGGGTGAGGGACAATCTGGTGACCATGTGCATGCGCTGCAGGGAGCCCTTCAACGCCATCACCCGCCGGAGGCACCACTGCCGAGCCTGTGGATAT GTGGTGTGTGCTCGCTGCTCTGACTACAAGGCCGAGCTGCAGTACGATGGGAACCGCCCCAACCGCGTGTGCCAGGAGTGCTTCATCTTCCTGACCGGCCACACGGTGCTGGAGGACCGCGAGGGGAAGCACAGAGGCATCCTGGAG aaaggagctgcagaggtaTCAAGCAGGAGTTTGCTCTGCagttccctgcagctgctggacaAGAACGGCAAGGGGGGCACGCGGGGCTGGTTTGTGATCCCGCAGGACGATCCCCTCGTGCTCTACATCTATGCAGCCCCTCAG GACGTCCGAGCCCACACCTCCATCCCCCTGCTGGGCTACCAGGTGCGGGACATGCCCCAGAGCGAGTCCCGGCACCTGTTCCAGCTGGCGCAGTCCCGGCAGGTGTTCACCTTCGTGGCCGACACTGAGGAGCTGAAACACCGCTGGATGAAGGCCATGGCGCGCTCTGCTGCGGGGATcacggaggaggaggaggatgcagaTGAAGCAGAATGA